Part of the Rhizobium tropici CIAT 899 genome, GACAGAGAACGATCTTGAAACATTAGTCTTCGACGTGGTGGCGATCATTCGTGGAATGACGGACATGGCAGGCATCCGGCGAGAGCTGTACGGGGTCGCTCTGTGCGCACGAACCCGGCAGGCCGTGTGGCATCTCGGGCTGACGCCGCCAAAGGCACCAGGTCAACCGTCACTTCATCGACACGACGCCCATCTGCTTGAGCAGCGTCAGATTGTCCTCTATGTGCCAATTGTCGGTCACCTTGCCGTTGGTTACTTTCAAAAGATCGGTCGCTATGAACTCGATTGTTTCACCCGCCCCCTTTGTCGAGGCAAACGTCCCGGTGAAATGACCACGGAAGACCATGTGGACGGTGACGTAGTCGCCGGAAAATACCATCTTGCGGACTTCGACGGACAGATCCGGGACGGCGGCCCGGAAAGTCTTCGACGCGAAGGCGGGACCATCAGGTCCCTGCGGACGACCGTCCGGTAGTGTGTGGTCGGTGAAGGAGGGCGAGATCGCGGCCTTGAGATCCGCCTCGTCTCCCGTGTTCCAGAAGGTGTAGAAATGCCGGGCTGCCGTCTCCGCCGAAGCCTCGGCATGTGATCGCTTCACTGAATGGACGATGTCGTCGATCTTCAGCGGCGCGGCGGCAAAGGCCGGAGTTGACAGGGAAATTGCAATAGCGGCAGCCGCAAGGCGGCCTGTCACAGCGCTCTTGATCATTGTCTTCAATCCTGTTTTGGTTGGTCAGTTGGTTTCGGCGTCGCCTCGGAAGACGAGTTCGAGAAGAATGCCGCCCGGGGTGCGGACAAACAGTCGCCGTTCCCCGAGTTCAGAAAGATCCATGGTGGAGTACGGGATTCCTGTCTCGTCCAGCTTGTGGCGGAAGGCGTCGTAGCCTTCAAGGCGGAAGCCCACATGGTCGATCATCTCAGCATCCCGACGCATGGTCGGCCCGCCGCCGGGAGTGAGATGGACGATCGGTTCGTCACCGCAATAAAGCCAGTACCCCGGAAAGCTGAAGTTTGGCCTGAAGCCGATGGTCAGGCCAAGCAGGTCCTGCAGGAACTGCCGTGTTGCTTCCAGATCCGCGGTCCTCAGCGTCACATGATCGAGCTGCATGGTATCACCCGATCACGCCGCCACCATCGACACGGACCGTCGAGCCGGTGGCAAACGGCGTCGTCATTAAAAAGAGAACGGCGTTGGCGATATCGGAAGGCTGACCGACCGTCTTGGCGGGCAGACTGCTCGCAACGCGCTCGAACATTGCAGTGCGGTTCGCCTCATCCATCTTTGCCCAGATCGGCGTATCGATCAGGCCCGGCGACACAGCATTGACCCGAATGGGAGACAGTTCCAACGCCAGACCACGCGCGAGCGATTCCAACGCAGCGTTGATCGCTCCTTGCAAAACGGACGAAGCCGATGGGCGCTCGCTCAGGAACCCCGAAATAAAGGTCAGCGTGCCACGCTCCGATATCCGTGCAGCCCTTGCGATCCGGTAAGCACCCCAGAACTTGCTTTCCATCGCTTTCTTCGCGTCGTCAATCGAGAGCTTGCGAACCGGACCGCTGGGCGTCTGGGCGGCGGAGATGACGATGTGGTCCCATGCATCGTGAGATGCAAAGAAACTCTCGATCCCGTCCCCGTCACCGGTGTCCAGGACGGCGGTCGCCATCGGAGGGTTGACCGACGCTGCAGCCTCACCGAGCTTGTCGGCCGATCTCGATGCGATCGTGACCGCGGCCCCTGCGGCATGCGCCAGCTGTGCCGCCGCAAGTCCGATGCCGGAGCTGCCGCCGACGACGAGGACGCGCTTCTGATTCAACGATGTCATGTCCATCACTCCGCGTTCGGTTTCGATGTTGATAAGTTAGCGCTCCAACGCTCTTGCGATAACAGAGATTGTTGTCGACGGTCTCTTGCTATATTAGCAAGAATATGAGCGACAACTTTCTCGACATGCTAGTCTTCGTGCGGGTAGTTCAGGCGGGCAGTCTTTCAGGTGCTGCACGCGAGCTGAACTTCTCGCTGACCGTGATCAGCCGCAAACTATCCAGGCTGGAGGAGCGACTGGGTGTCCGGTTGATCAATCGGACGACGCGTTCTCTGGCGCTGACCAACGAAGGTGCACGGTTCTATGACCGCTGCGTCCAGATCCTGGCGGAGATCGACGATGCCGAGACGGAAGCATCGAGCGGTAGGGATACCGCAACCGGTATACTGAAGGTCACATCGACCTTCGCATTCGGCATTAGACGGATTGCGCCATTGCTCAGCCAATTCCAAGAGATGAATCCTGGCCTACTCGTGCATCTCGACACGGACGACAGCCTCGTCAACATCGTCGAAGGCGGCTACGATCTTGCGATACGCTTCGGCGCGCTCGCCGACTCCAGTCTGGTCGCCAGGCAGATTGCACCGAACAGGCGCGTCATCTGCGCCGCGCCCGCCTATCTCGATCGCCGCGGACGGCCCGAAAGGATCGAAGACCTGATCCGCCATGAGGTCATTGCGTTTGGCGAACCGCCGAACAATAACTGGACCTTCGCCGACGGTCGCAGCGTAAATGTCATGGGGAGGCTCACGACTAACAACGGCGAGCTTGCGCACCGCTGGGCGCTTTCGGGATCAGGACTTGTCCTGAAGTCGATCTGGGACGTTTGTGACGACATCGAAAGCGGCAAGCTGGAGATCGTCCTCCCCGAGGTTCATCTTGCTGCGGCGCCGATCCACGTCGTTTTCCCGCACAGCCGGCTTGCAGCCGCCAAAGTCCGGTTATGTATCGAGTTCTTGGCAAGCAGACTGAAGTCATCGCACGCATCGCTTCAATTTTGAAATCGAGGCGGATATGTCAGTCCGAAAATAAGCGCGTATGCGCGGGGCGACTTTAGATATTCCAAGCGCTTTAGGGAGATGGGTTTGTGGGCCGACGGTTCGATCTCATCACATCAACGGATTGCGGGGCATAATCCGCCCATGCCGAAAATTTGTTCGTTCAACGCTTTTGAGCGCTGCGAGAGGACGGGGTTGCACCATTCGTGATAAGGCGTCGGCCTGATGTGAACGACGTTTCTTCCCGCTTCGCCGCATTTTCAGTGACTTTACAGATCGTCTTAAATCGCATTAAATGTCTAGTTGCGAATATTTTAGTGTCTCTCACAAAGGTAGCTCGGCGTGTCCAAAGCGACTTATGTTGATCCAATCACGGGTCGTACCTATCCATTGGAAATTCCGCGGTGGTGCTCGGACGAACAAACGCCGCTTCTGATCACGCCTCAAGTTGGTATCTCCCGCGATGAGATTGAACGCGACATCCGGTCTCTTTGGCGCTATCGGGCGTCGCTCCCTATTAGGATCGAAGCGCCGATCTCGTTGGGCGAAGGCTGCACGCCACTTGTTCAAGGCCATTGGGAAGATTTTCGTCCTTACTTCAAGCTCGAATGGTTCAACCCGACCTTAAGCTTCAAAGATCGTGGAACAACGGTGATGCTGTCTGCGATGAGGCAATTGGGGGTCGACGCTGTTCTCGAAGACAGTTCCGGGAATGGCGGCGCGTCTGTCGCAGCCTATGGCGCGGCGGGAGGAATGCGCGTGAAAATCTTTGCCCCCTCCTACACATCACCTGCAAAAATCGCGCAAGTCGGAGCCTATGGCGCGGAAGTCGAGCTCGTTGACGGCCCACGTGAGGAATCGCAGGCGATGGCGATCCGTCAGTCGAAGGAGGTTTTTTACTGCAGCCATAACTGGCAGCCGTTCTTCCTCCAGGGAACGAAGTCCTTTGCCTATGAGCTGTGGGAAGACTTCAACTTCTCGGTTCCGGACAATATCGTCGCGCCGGCCGGTGCGGGAAGCACGCTGCTTGGATGCTACATCGGCTTCCAGGAATTGAAGGCGGCGGGACAAATCGACAAGCTTCCTCGTCTGTTCGCTGCTCAACCTTTTAACTGCTCCCCGATCGATGCAAGCTTCAAGGCTGGTGTTGACGACCCTGTCGAACGGGGGGTCAGAAAGACACTTGCCGAAGGAACAGCAATTCGGGAGCCGCTTCGTTTGCGGCAGCTTGTCGATGCTCTTCGCCAGACAGGCGGCTCCACCGTTGCGGTCTCCGAGCAAGACATCATCGCAACATTGAAGAAGCTTGGAAGGGCTGGACTCCTTGCCGAGCCGACATCGGCGACTGCTGCTGCCGCTCTTGACCACCTCATTCGAGACAAAATGATCAGTGAACGTGAAAATACTGTGGTGATTTTGACGGGAACTGGCATAAAAAGTGCGCAAGTCATTGCGGAAATTTTCGAATGAACGAAGCGGTAAGAACAAAACAGTCCTTAGCAGGCGAGGGTATGGCGAAAAACAAGGAGGCAGATGCACTCTTTAGTCAACTCGACAAGATCGCCGAGGGATTGGCCGAAACCTTCGCTCCATTCTGTGAGGTCGTCCTGCATGACCTGCGTGATCCCAAGCATGCGATCCATTCCATTCACAATAATCTGTCTGACCGCAATGTCGGTGATCCTGCGACTGAGCTTGGCCTTGCGCGTATTGCAGATCCGGACTATCCGCAGGTCATTGCGAATTATGCCAATCAGTTTGCAGATGGTCGTCAGGCAAAAAGCACATCGATCGGTATTAAAGACGCTAGCGGGCACTACGTTGCCGCTCTGTGTCTCAACATCGACCTGACAATTTTTCATAGTCTTCAATCGGTTCTACAGGCGTTTGGATCGGTAGACGGCGCCGGCCCTAGCCGTGAATCTCTGGTGCCGGCTGGACCGAACGCCATACGCGGCAAAATCGACGAGTTTGCCGCGCGTCTCTCGACCACGCCGCGCGCGCTGAAGGCTGAGGACCGTCGCGTTCTTCTTCGCGAGTTAAGGGATTCTGGTCACCTGAATATCAGGCGCTCGATGGATGTTATCGCCGCACACCTCGGTGTCTCCCGCGCGACGGTCTATACCGACGCGAAGTAAACGTTTCCGCGACGGCGGCAAGACCGACGCGGAAATTGCTCTTCCGATCCTACCGTGCTGAAGAGAGCCGTCTTTGCTCGAAGACTATTGGGCCGAATGACCCAGTTCCGCGATCAAGCGGATGCGTGCCTTCGACGCATTCAAGCCATCATAGCCAGTCGTGATCATCCCGAGACTTTGCGCGTGCTGATAGGCATATTTCGTCACCGCCGGATTCACCCGGATACCCTGGGCGCAGCGTGTCGACAAAACGACCGGAATACGGCGCGCTGCTTCACGCAGACGCGTTTCAGATTGTGCCGAGAACCCGCCAGCACCCTTTCCCGCCAGCACGATGCCATCAAGTTCGGAAATATCCGGGAAGCCGGCAATTGCTCCGAAGGTTTCCGAGACAATCGCAACACGGGCGTCGAGATCGTCGACATCAAGGTCGGCATATGTGTCTGCAACCGTGGAGAAACCTGTAAGGGTGACGATGTCCGCGTCTATCGAACCACGAAGCGCCGTGTCCGGTCCAAATGGCTGGATCGCTTGCGGCCAGACTTTGACAATGGATGACGGGTCGAAAATTCGTCCGGCAAAGCAGACAAGTGGAGCCGCTCCCTGCGGCATGGCTTTCGCAAGTCTTGCAGCGTCCTTCAGATTCCGCGGCCCATCGGCATTTGCATCCCCTCCGGGAATTGCTGCACCCGTCAGGACCACCGGGCGATCGCGATCGAAGAGGAGGGCGGCGGCATAGGCTACGTCCTCCATGGCGTCGGTACCACAACAGAGCACGAAGGCGTCGCAATTCTGATCTTGCCGCATGACGTCGCGCGCCCGGCAGATGGACTTGAAATTCAGGTCGCAGCTATCGACCGCATCGACATCATGGCCGATCCAGTCTGTGCTGGTGTCGAGCTCTATGAGATCGCGTGCCAGCAGCCGCTTGATTGATCCATCTGGTTGATAGTTCTCCGTGATCGTGCCGCCGCAGTTCAGAAGTCCTATTCTCATCCTATTATGCCTTCGTGTTCATGGTGTCGGTTGTCGTTTCGGTCAGCGCCAGGCTGGATTCTGCATCGAGATCACCATGGCCAGGCAATCTGAGTGCCGTATCCACCTTCGATCGCACGACGGTAAAGCATTCGACCGACCGTGAGGTCCTGCAGCGCCAGCCCTGTCATGTCGAAAATGGTAATATCGTCAGGCTGTCGCGATAAGACGGCATCACCAGTCAGAATGCTGCCGATTTCGACCTCATGGCCGGCTTCCTTCAGCCATTGCCCTTCGCCGATCTGCCGACTTTGTTCGCGGTCGTCAACAAAGAGCCTTGCGCGGGGTAATATACCTTCCGGCAATTCGCGCTTGCCCTTGGTGTCTGTCCCAACGGCATTGATATGGGTGCCCGACTTGACCGCGTCCGCCGAAAAAAGAGGTCCGTTTCCAGGCGTCGCCGTGATCACGATGTCGCTTTCGGAAACCGCCTCGTCCGGATCGGTCTCATGCGTGAGTGAGCAGCGCGATGCAAAAGCTGCCTCGAAGGCTGGGTCAGGACGGCCTTTCGAGGTGATGTAGCGGACAGTACTGGTTTGGGGCAGCAGGTCCAAAGCGAGATCGAGCTGTACGCGTGCTTGTACCCCAGTGCCAAACACGCAGATATGCGTGCTTTCCGGCCGCGCCAGCAGTTCGAGGCCCAGTCTTCCTGCGGCACCCGTGCGAGCGGTCGTGATGGCATTGCCGTCAACGATGCATATCGGGCGTCCGGATGCGGGGTCGAACAGCATGATCGTCGCCTGATGGGGTTCTCCGCCGATTGCTCTGTTGGAATGCCAGAAACCGGCTGCTTTGAAACCAAGGAGCGCCTGGCTTTGCACGTCGCCCGATTTGATGCCGAAAATTCCGCCGGTATCAAGTCTCTCCCGCACGACTGGGAAGATGCGCCCCTTTCTCTGGCTATGCAGGACGAAGGCTTCTCTTACGGCTTCAAGCACATCGCCGGGGTTGAGAAGCGGCTGGATCTGCGGGCCGGAGAGAGTAAGGAGCACGGCGTCACGAGGCTTGGGCGTCAAGATTTCGGATGGGGCGGCGGCCAAGCCAATGGGCAACATTTAGGCATCCTGTCATTTGCTTAAAAATAATGCTTGCCAAAATATCTAAAACTGGATGATATGTCTAGCGCGACACGATGAATGATGTCGTTACGAGCTAAAAGGGGAATTTCATGAAAGTGTTGTTTTTAGCCCTGGGCATCTGCGTGATCGCCACGGCGGCAATGGCTGGTCCGACCCTGGACAAGACCAAAGGTGCAGGAACACTCCGTTGCGGCGTATCGACGGGCCTTGCCGGTTTCGGCGCGCCGGACGGCAAGGGCGCATGGGCAGGTCTTGACGTGGATGTTTGCCGCGCAGTGGCAGCAGGCGTGTTGGGAGACGCGACGAAAGTGACCTTCGTCCCGCTGACGTCATCCCAACGCTTCCCGGCCATTCAGTCCGGCGAAGTTGATGTTCTCTCGCGAAATTCCACCCATACGCTGTCTCGTGATACCGATCTCGGGCTCAACTTCGCGCCGGCGACATTCTATGACGGCCAGGGATTCCTCGTGAAATCCTCGCTCGGCGTGACATCCGCAAAGGGTCTGGACGGCGCAAGTGTATGTGTCGAGCCCGGCTCCACCGCCGAACTTAACATTCAGGACTACGCCCGCAAGGTGGGTATTACCCTCAATCCGATCGTGATCGACAACCAGGCCAATATCGAACAGGCCTTCTTCAGTGGCCGTTGTGACGCCTATTCGACCGACAAGTCGTCGCTTGCTGCGTCTCGCGCGTCGAAGGCCTCCAATCCCGCCGATTATGTCATTCTCCCTGAGACGATTTCCAAGGAGCCCTTGGCACCTGTGGTGCGCCACGGCGACGACGAATGGCTCGATATCGTGGATTGGACGGTGTGGCTGCTGTTCACCGCGGAAGAGAAGGGCGTAACGTCTCAGAATGTTGACGAAATGCTCAAAAGCTCCGATCCGGAAGTCCAGCGCATCCTGGGTGTCGTCCCTGGAATGGGCAAGGCACTCCATCTTGACGACAAATGGGGCTACAACGTCATCAAGCAGGTCGGCAATTACAGCGAAATCTTCAATCGCAACGTCGGTCCGGACACGCCTCTGAAACTGGAGCGTGGGCTCAACAAGCTGTGGTCCGATGGCGGCCTGATGTACTCACCACCTTTTATCTGAGAGCCAATTGAAGCGCGCTCGGAGGTCCACTTCGAGCGCGTGATCTGCCGGCATGCGCACAGGTGTCGGCTACGTTCAAGCAAGGCGATGATCTTTCAATGGCTGACAGACCACAAACCCTCGGTGATTTAGGTGAGCATAAGCCGGCACATTCAGGGCCGCGCTACCGTTATCTTCTGCACGATGCCATAATCTATATCGCGTTGGCGCTCGCCGTGATGTTCGTGATTAGGAATGTCTCGAGCAACCTGGATCGGCTGCATATTACCGGGGGCTTTGCTTTTTTGCAGGGAAAGCAGGCTGGATTTGGGATATCCGAGACACTTATCGCCTACGATGCCCAGGCGAGCTATGGGCGGGCGGTGGTGGTTGGCCTCCTCAACACGCTTTTCGTTTCCTGCCTTACTATTGTTCTGTCGACCGTCCTCGGCACAGGCATCGGTGTTCTTCGCCTTGGCCGAAACCGGCTCCTGTCCAAACTTGCTCAAGCCTATGTCGAGTTGTTCAGAAATACGCCCCTCCTTCTTCAACTGATGTTCTGGTACGCGTTGATCCTCATATCGTTTCCGGGTCCGCGCGAGGCCGCTCCAATCCTTGGCATCGCCCTCTTCACCAACAGGGGCCTTTTCCTTCCCTGGGTGGTCAGTTCCGCGGGTTTCGGCTGGTTTTATGCCGCGACATCCGCCAGCATCCTGGTTGCTCTCATATGGCGATGGGTTTGCAAACGGAGGCAG contains:
- a CDS encoding ester cyclase is translated as MIKSAVTGRLAAAAIAISLSTPAFAAAPLKIDDIVHSVKRSHAEASAETAARHFYTFWNTGDEADLKAAISPSFTDHTLPDGRPQGPDGPAFASKTFRAAVPDLSVEVRKMVFSGDYVTVHMVFRGHFTGTFASTKGAGETIEFIATDLLKVTNGKVTDNWHIEDNLTLLKQMGVVSMK
- a CDS encoding VOC family protein yields the protein MQLDHVTLRTADLEATRQFLQDLLGLTIGFRPNFSFPGYWLYCGDEPIVHLTPGGGPTMRRDAEMIDHVGFRLEGYDAFRHKLDETGIPYSTMDLSELGERRLFVRTPGGILLELVFRGDAETN
- a CDS encoding SDR family oxidoreductase, coding for MTSLNQKRVLVVGGSSGIGLAAAQLAHAAGAAVTIASRSADKLGEAAASVNPPMATAVLDTGDGDGIESFFASHDAWDHIVISAAQTPSGPVRKLSIDDAKKAMESKFWGAYRIARAARISERGTLTFISGFLSERPSASSVLQGAINAALESLARGLALELSPIRVNAVSPGLIDTPIWAKMDEANRTAMFERVASSLPAKTVGQPSDIANAVLFLMTTPFATGSTVRVDGGGVIG
- a CDS encoding LysR family transcriptional regulator, whose protein sequence is MSDNFLDMLVFVRVVQAGSLSGAARELNFSLTVISRKLSRLEERLGVRLINRTTRSLALTNEGARFYDRCVQILAEIDDAETEASSGRDTATGILKVTSTFAFGIRRIAPLLSQFQEMNPGLLVHLDTDDSLVNIVEGGYDLAIRFGALADSSLVARQIAPNRRVICAAPAYLDRRGRPERIEDLIRHEVIAFGEPPNNNWTFADGRSVNVMGRLTTNNGELAHRWALSGSGLVLKSIWDVCDDIESGKLEIVLPEVHLAAAPIHVVFPHSRLAAAKVRLCIEFLASRLKSSHASLQF
- a CDS encoding threonine synthase; the protein is MSKATYVDPITGRTYPLEIPRWCSDEQTPLLITPQVGISRDEIERDIRSLWRYRASLPIRIEAPISLGEGCTPLVQGHWEDFRPYFKLEWFNPTLSFKDRGTTVMLSAMRQLGVDAVLEDSSGNGGASVAAYGAAGGMRVKIFAPSYTSPAKIAQVGAYGAEVELVDGPREESQAMAIRQSKEVFYCSHNWQPFFLQGTKSFAYELWEDFNFSVPDNIVAPAGAGSTLLGCYIGFQELKAAGQIDKLPRLFAAQPFNCSPIDASFKAGVDDPVERGVRKTLAEGTAIREPLRLRQLVDALRQTGGSTVAVSEQDIIATLKKLGRAGLLAEPTSATAAAALDHLIRDKMISERENTVVILTGTGIKSAQVIAEIFE
- a CDS encoding helix-turn-helix transcriptional regulator — protein: MNEAVRTKQSLAGEGMAKNKEADALFSQLDKIAEGLAETFAPFCEVVLHDLRDPKHAIHSIHNNLSDRNVGDPATELGLARIADPDYPQVIANYANQFADGRQAKSTSIGIKDASGHYVAALCLNIDLTIFHSLQSVLQAFGSVDGAGPSRESLVPAGPNAIRGKIDEFAARLSTTPRALKAEDRRVLLRELRDSGHLNIRRSMDVIAAHLGVSRATVYTDAK
- a CDS encoding asparaginase domain-containing protein — protein: MRIGLLNCGGTITENYQPDGSIKRLLARDLIELDTSTDWIGHDVDAVDSCDLNFKSICRARDVMRQDQNCDAFVLCCGTDAMEDVAYAAALLFDRDRPVVLTGAAIPGGDANADGPRNLKDAARLAKAMPQGAAPLVCFAGRIFDPSSIVKVWPQAIQPFGPDTALRGSIDADIVTLTGFSTVADTYADLDVDDLDARVAIVSETFGAIAGFPDISELDGIVLAGKGAGGFSAQSETRLREAARRIPVVLSTRCAQGIRVNPAVTKYAYQHAQSLGMITTGYDGLNASKARIRLIAELGHSAQ
- a CDS encoding ornithine cyclodeaminase family protein yields the protein MLPIGLAAAPSEILTPKPRDAVLLTLSGPQIQPLLNPGDVLEAVREAFVLHSQRKGRIFPVVRERLDTGGIFGIKSGDVQSQALLGFKAAGFWHSNRAIGGEPHQATIMLFDPASGRPICIVDGNAITTARTGAAGRLGLELLARPESTHICVFGTGVQARVQLDLALDLLPQTSTVRYITSKGRPDPAFEAAFASRCSLTHETDPDEAVSESDIVITATPGNGPLFSADAVKSGTHINAVGTDTKGKRELPEGILPRARLFVDDREQSRQIGEGQWLKEAGHEVEIGSILTGDAVLSRQPDDITIFDMTGLALQDLTVGRMLYRRAIEGGYGTQIAWPW
- a CDS encoding amino acid ABC transporter substrate-binding protein, producing MKVLFLALGICVIATAAMAGPTLDKTKGAGTLRCGVSTGLAGFGAPDGKGAWAGLDVDVCRAVAAGVLGDATKVTFVPLTSSQRFPAIQSGEVDVLSRNSTHTLSRDTDLGLNFAPATFYDGQGFLVKSSLGVTSAKGLDGASVCVEPGSTAELNIQDYARKVGITLNPIVIDNQANIEQAFFSGRCDAYSTDKSSLAASRASKASNPADYVILPETISKEPLAPVVRHGDDEWLDIVDWTVWLLFTAEEKGVTSQNVDEMLKSSDPEVQRILGVVPGMGKALHLDDKWGYNVIKQVGNYSEIFNRNVGPDTPLKLERGLNKLWSDGGLMYSPPFI
- a CDS encoding amino acid ABC transporter permease — encoded protein: MADRPQTLGDLGEHKPAHSGPRYRYLLHDAIIYIALALAVMFVIRNVSSNLDRLHITGGFAFLQGKQAGFGISETLIAYDAQASYGRAVVVGLLNTLFVSCLTIVLSTVLGTGIGVLRLGRNRLLSKLAQAYVELFRNTPLLLQLMFWYALILISFPGPREAAPILGIALFTNRGLFLPWVVSSAGFGWFYAATSASILVALIWRWVCKRRQQSTGVRMPVFLPSLAAWAVLLILCKIYSGAELSLDWPKPTGFRIAGGVSLSPELATLVIGLTLYTSALIGEIVRAGIMSVQKGQIEAARALGLHEFTILRLVVLPLAIRAIVPPLTSQYLSLMKNSSLAVAIGYPDLASIINTIINQTGQAIEGIAILMGAYLSISIGISLALNLFNKRMALVQR